A genomic segment from Pseudalkalibacillus hwajinpoensis encodes:
- a CDS encoding Lrp/AsnC family transcriptional regulator, with the protein MDQTDKRIIEELCSNSRITMKELGERVHLTGPAAAARVEKLEDNGVIEGYSIKVNQAKLGCFTYAFINIYIEGTHHQPYLSFIQTKEGYVINNYKISGDSCYLLECRFPSNEALNQFLLELNKYANYKLSIVISK; encoded by the coding sequence ATGGATCAAACAGATAAGCGAATTATAGAGGAGTTATGTAGCAATAGCCGGATTACGATGAAAGAATTAGGGGAGAGAGTTCACTTAACAGGACCAGCAGCCGCAGCTAGAGTGGAGAAATTAGAGGACAATGGGGTTATTGAGGGTTATAGCATTAAAGTAAATCAAGCGAAATTAGGGTGCTTTACGTATGCCTTTATCAATATCTATATAGAAGGTACACATCATCAACCATATCTCTCATTTATCCAAACAAAGGAGGGGTATGTCATCAATAATTATAAAATCAGTGGAGATAGCTGTTATCTTTTGGAGTGCAGGTTTCCAAGTAATGAAGCGTTAAATCAATTTTTATTAGAGTTAAACAAGTATGCAAACTATAAATTATCGATCGTTATAAGTAAATAG